ACTATACATCTCAATAAAATCATGGCAGATAGAATTTTTACAAACTTGAAAATTGATATGAGTTGCAAAAAATATAAGAGGGTTTATCGCGATGCCTTATGGTTTGGTAAAATTGCGTCTTAAAAATTAACGAAGTATTGTCTTTCAAAAATGGTTAAATAATATTTCTAAAGAATCGGTCATTCGTATGTACACCTTAAATTATGATAAAATATTTAAGGTACTGTCTGAAAAAGCAGGAATAAAAGTATTTGAAGGGTTTGAATGTGATGAATTTGTTTCTGAAAATGGTGTACTACCAAACATTGGTAGAATTCTATCTGACTTTGATTCTAACATTCATTATAATCTTCACGGTTCTGCCTTTTGGGAAGTAAATCCAAGAGAAAAAAACTCTCAATTATACAATCAGTGGATTTCATTGCAACCTTTTCCTGTTCTTGACATAAATAATAACGAGAGCGCAATTGTGCAAATAGAAAAGGGGAAAAATATTTTAATTTCAAACATAATCACAGGCTTTCTGAAAGCTCAAAAGTCATTCATTACTCCTTTCAAACAAATGCAATCTGCGTTTGATAAAGATTGTTTTTTTGCAAATGAGCTAATCGTTATTGGATATTCGTTTGGTGATTCACATATAAATGCAAGTATTAAAACAGCATTAAAATATAATCC
Above is a window of Bacteroidia bacterium DNA encoding:
- a CDS encoding SIR2 family protein translates to MYTLNYDKIFKVLSEKAGIKVFEGFECDEFVSENGVLPNIGRILSDFDSNIHYNLHGSAFWEVNPREKNSQLYNQWISLQPFPVLDINNNESAIVQIEKGKNILISNIITGFLKAQKSFITPFKQMQSAFDKDCFFANELIVIGYSFGDSHINASIKTALKYNPELNLHFIDPAYCEKDKKNGYDLLVKRLIYIFPEILNYERTQPKYSADNDTCIYFNNRLVVTAIGFDEYLNRSNSHSSAKVVSE